One window of the Lactococcus lactis genome contains the following:
- the arcC gene encoding carbamate kinase codes for MAKRIVVALGGNAILTSDPTAQAQSMALNKTAAQLMPLIKDNDVEMVVTHGNGPQVSNLLLQQLESNSVKNPAIPLDTAVAMTQGQIGYWMAQAFTEALANNGMSDVPFVSVVTRTVVDANDEAFKNPTKPIGPFYSQEEAKNIQTQYPDWKLIEDSGRGYRRVVPSPLPLKIVEANAIKPLLESSALVTVSGGGGIPVIEKNKGYQGVEAVIDKDFSAAKLAELVDADELVIFTSVGDVFLNFGKPNQKALGVVPVSEMRQYLEEGYFAAGSMKPKVAAAVAFVENTGKQATITSLENVENFVKSGAGTRIVPDLV; via the coding sequence ACTTAATAAGACTGCTGCACAATTAATGCCTTTAATAAAAGACAATGATGTTGAAATGGTCGTCACTCATGGAAATGGCCCCCAAGTTAGTAATTTACTTTTGCAACAACTTGAAAGTAATTCAGTTAAAAATCCGGCAATTCCACTTGATACAGCTGTTGCTATGACTCAAGGGCAAATCGGTTATTGGATGGCACAAGCTTTTACAGAAGCTCTTGCTAATAATGGAATGTCTGATGTTCCATTTGTTTCTGTAGTGACAAGAACAGTAGTTGATGCTAATGATGAGGCTTTTAAAAATCCGACAAAACCTATTGGACCTTTTTATAGCCAAGAAGAGGCTAAAAATATTCAGACTCAATATCCTGATTGGAAATTGATTGAGGATTCTGGACGAGGTTACCGAAGAGTAGTTCCTTCACCTTTACCTCTCAAAATTGTTGAAGCTAACGCAATTAAACCATTGTTAGAATCATCAGCTTTGGTTACAGTATCTGGTGGCGGAGGAATTCCTGTTATTGAAAAAAATAAGGGATATCAAGGAGTTGAAGCGGTAATTGATAAAGATTTTTCGGCAGCAAAATTAGCAGAACTTGTTGATGCTGATGAACTAGTTATTTTTACCTCTGTCGGTGATGTCTTTTTAAATTTTGGTAAACCCAACCAAAAAGCGTTAGGAGTTGTACCAGTTAGCGAAATGCGTCAATATCTAGAGGAAGGTTATTTTGCGGCAGGTTCTATGAAACCAAAAGTGGCAGCAGCTGTCGCTTTTGTCGAAAATACTGGTAAGCAAGCCACGATTACTTCACTTGAAAATGTGGAAAACTTTGTTAAAAGTGGGGCAGGAACACGGATTGTACCCGATTTAGTTTAA